From Medicago truncatula cultivar Jemalong A17 chromosome 7, MtrunA17r5.0-ANR, whole genome shotgun sequence, a single genomic window includes:
- the LOC11425095 gene encoding UDP-glycosyltransferase 83A1, which produces MVILPHFLAIPYPVQGHVNPLMQFSQILANHGCKVTFLHTEFNHERSKTGVSEQDKIQVVTLPDGLEPEDDRSDIKKVLLSIKSTMPPRLPKLIEEVNALNVDNKINCIIVTFSMGWALEVGHNLGIKGALLCPASSTTLACAVCIPKLIEDGIIDSEGNPTKKQEIQISPDIPMMNTTNFPWRGVDKIFFDHFVQEIQTINFGEWWLCNTTCDLEPGVFSISPKFLPIGPLMESNNNKSSLWQEDSTCLDWLDKQAPQSVIYVSFGSLVVMDQNQFNELALGLDLLDKPFLWVVRPSNDNKVNYTYPNDFHGSKGKIVGWAPQSKILNHPAIACFISHCGWNSTIEGVHAGVPFLCWPFLTDQFLNKSYICDVWKTGLELEKDDDGFISRQEIKKKVDQVVGDDDIKEMCLKMKKMTITNIEEGGQSSHNLQKFISWANY; this is translated from the exons ATGGTTATATTGCCTCATTTTCTTGCTATACCATATCCAGTTCAAGGACATGTGAATCCCCTTATGCAATTCTCACAAATTCTAGCCAACCATGGTTGCAAAGTCACTTTTCTACATACTGAGTTTAACCATGAACGATCGAAAACCGGTGTTTCCGAGCAAGACAAGATACAAGTGGTGACACTTCCAGATGGTTTGGAACCTGAAGATGATAGAAGTGATATAAAGAAAGTTCTTTTATCAATTAAAAGCACCATGCCTCCTAGACTTCCAAAACTTATAGAAGAAGTTAATGCTTTGAATGTTGACAACAAGATCAATTGTATTATTGTTACATTTAGTATGGGTTGGGCCTTGGAAGTGGGCCACAATTTGGGAATCAAAGGGGCTCTACTTTGTCCAGCTTCTTCCACTACTTTAGCATGTGCTGTCTGCATACCTAAACTTATTGAAGATGGTATTATTGATTCTGAAG GAAATCCCaccaaaaaacaagaaattcaaATCTCCCCTGATATACCTATGATGAACACAACAAACTTCCCATGGCGCGGCGTAGATAAGATCTTCTTTGATCATTTTGTGCAAGAGATACAAACTATAAATTTTGGAGAATGGTGGCTTTGCAACACTACTTGTGATCTTGAGCCTGGTGTATTTTCCATATCACCAAAGTTCCTACCAATTGGTCCATTGATGGAaagtaacaacaacaaaagttcaTTATGGCAAGAAGACTCAACTTGCTTAGATTGGTTAGATAAACAAGCACCTCAATCTGTCATATATGTTTCCTTTGGTAGCTTGGTAGTAATGGACCAAAACCAATTTAATGAACTAGCCCTAGGACTTGATCTTCTTGACAAGCCTTTTCTTTGGGTTGTTCGTCCTAGTAATGACAATAAGGTAAACTATACATACCCTAATGACTTCCATGGAAGTAAAGGTAAAATTGTTGGTTGGGCACCACAAAGTAAAATATTGAACCATCCAGCCATTGCTTGCTTCATAAGTCACTGTGGATGGAATTCCACCATTGAAGGTGTACATGCCGGTGTACCTTTCTTGTGTTGGCCATTTTTAACTGATCAATTTCTCAATAAATCGTATATTTGTGATGTGTGGAAGACTGGACTTGAATTAGAGAAAGATGATGATGGATTTATATCAAGGCAAGAGATAAAGAAGAAGGTGGATCAAGTAGTTGGTGATGATGACATAAAGGAAATGTgtttgaaaatgaagaaaatgactATTACTAATATAGAAGAAGGTGGCCAGTCATCACATAATCTTCAAAAGTTTATTAGTTGGGCGaattattaa